The Falco rusticolus isolate bFalRus1 chromosome 5, bFalRus1.pri, whole genome shotgun sequence genome has a segment encoding these proteins:
- the ART4 gene encoding LOW QUALITY PROTEIN: ecto-ADP-ribosyltransferase 4 (The sequence of the model RefSeq protein was modified relative to this genomic sequence to represent the inferred CDS: inserted 1 base in 1 codon; substituted 5 bases at 5 genomic stop codons) yields the protein MFFTVSWVNSRMPVLLASLLLLIPSQMLIKGAVSHLMMDMALHSFDXXYLGCRDQVMEELDXDYFRKETAANKDYLSLWKKAQEALLKSPVGLLREMHESHAMAYTMNSSLHCQLNWATSIAGSSPEHYRHKFSFKYFHLNLTTAIQIMKQWQSNKESMVKHKRXXVHRGVKDLYIEARVGSRVQFVHFTSTSHLWNEAQKSGKETSFTVTTCLGAAAQGFSYYTSEKEVLIPLYEILFVKXQTQHGNWLHLQSVGNYSKYHCQLMEGSRSKNSYSTALTSATLPSVVGVFMCLACDD from the exons atgttttttacagtGTCTTGGGTGAACTCTAGGatgccagtgctgctggccagcCTTCTCTTGCTGATCCCCTCACAAATGCTGATAAAAGGG GCTGTGTCCCACCTCATGATGGATATGGCTCTGCATTCCTTTGATTAGTAGTATCTGGGGTGTAGAGATCAGGTGATGGAAGAACTGGACTGAGACTATTTCCGAAAGGAGACAGCTGCTAACAAGGACTATTTGAGTCTCTGGAAGAAGGCTCAAGAGGCTTTGTTAAAGAGCCCTGTAGGTCTCCTGAGGGAGATGCATGAGAGCCATGCCATGGCTTACACCATGAATTCTTCCTTGCACTGTCAGCTGAACTGGGCCACATCTATAGCAGGAAGCTCTCCAGAGCACTACAGACACAAGTtcagtttcaaatattttcacttgAACCTAACGACTGCTATTCAGATAATGAAGCAATGGCAGAGCAACAAGGAGAGCATGGTGAAACATAAGCGCTAATAAGTGCACAGGGGTGTAAAAGATTTATATATTGAGGCCAGGGTAGGCAGCAGGGTGCAATTTGTCCATTTCACCTCCACCTCCCACCTCTGGAATGAAGCCCAGAAGTCTGGGAAAGAAACTTCGTTCACAGTGACAACTtgcctgggagcagctgcacaAGGCTTTTCTTACTACACATCTGAGAAGGAAGTCCTCATTCCCCTGTACGAGATACTCTTTGTCA TTCAGACACAGCATGGTAACTGGCTGCATCTGCAGTCTGTGGGGAACTACAGTAAGTACCACTGCCAGCTCATGGAAG GTTCAAGAAGCAAGAACAGCTACTCCACTGCCCTCACCTCTGCCACTCTTCCCAGTGTAGTTGGAGTTTTCATGTGCTTGGCCTGCGATGACTGA
- the LOC119149312 gene encoding matrix Gla protein translates to MRTLIILMVLAILVMATTCYESRESMESHEYFRPFINRRSAYDFIQAHARLQAISQERIRERNKAPQELRREICEDYYPCDPASLHGYPSAYRHYLERRRTK, encoded by the exons ATGCGCACTCTCATCATCCTTATGGTCCTGGCTATCTTGGTGATGGCTACTACTTGCTATG agTCCCGTGAGAGCATGGAATCCCATGAGTATTTCA GACCCTTCATCAACAGGCGAAGTGCCTATGACTTCATACAAGCTCATGCAAGACTACAAGCCATCTCTCAGGAGAG GATCAGGGAGCGTAATAAGGCGCCACAGGAACTTCGGAGGGAGATCTGTGAGGACTACTACCCCTGTGATCCTGCTTCTCTCCATGGCTATCCTTCTGCTTACAGGCACTATCTTGAGAGGAGGAGGACTAAGTAA